One Drosophila virilis strain 15010-1051.87 chromosome 5, Dvir_AGI_RSII-ME, whole genome shotgun sequence DNA window includes the following coding sequences:
- the Ih gene encoding uncharacterized protein Ih isoform X8 encodes MHVKHTQRRVSGPGAFGTFTNDQRASRDNLCPDDQQQQQQRHSHSHQHLVRQSLISLSYAQAGTNSAAAASTGPIPVHSQYSASTSVRNSPSPSPAADQHSCSSGSLGVPRSRRGEPPDRDRDRDRDRDRDGDSVSLLRGAAGLAQLGLDEPRAQRQRSSSSRLSSIGISKQNSSDSRSGLRILDPAPSHSHSPVSCGTQSVSSTGGHSALYDACHEYTRSLSAAPASGRDQEQEQEQEQDQASAAGGAIGAAPGGLLKSHYSEQQLSEPHFTNLNLNLNLSSDYDTGSDKQQLVNQTYIFKCIANSPSFLRTNKIKEQSKKLRNLSLKTRTAKKKGQIISKSNAVSDNSLHPGDKYLNLYLVEKKHSLQPQPQPNPAASCSASSSSSAAAAASAAARQQQLPALSAVAARQQQLLLNGSLKGKTKTFPAYRASVRSESDEKEYRGGSNTIPTTGKSPPVPHSLAAKISGKNCNNLLHSAGNKLSVSSNSCHKLHAHGQGHGHGQGQGHAVYSTQSPKSSVSSNGHLNKYCLTDLTRRKAEFNRQLSAPTDYTHHSTSSNGSQQGSEAAHEPVGESTITVASAGVPVGHGQAHGHTRSLGGGAAGQASTAPATLKSLQLQHNFGVHHPPARATSTSCTNSFNRRHIRRHKSKLSERLLNGDSEESVRCSYCSVLNVNENDLRISFENTCTDSLVTAFDDEALLICDQGTEMVHFDDVSLYGTPKEEPMPNIPIVSEKVSANFLKSQLQSWFQPTDNRLAMKLFGSRKALVKERIRQKTSGHWVIHPCSSFRFYWDLCMLLLLVANLIILPVAISFFNDDLSTRWIAFNCLSDTIFLIDIVVNFRTGIMQQDNAEQVILDPKLIAKHYLRTWFFLDLISSIPLDYIFLIFNQDFSDSFQILHAGRALRILRLAKLLSLVRLLRLSRLVRYVSQWEEVYFLNMASVFMRIFNLICMMLLIGHWSGCLQFLVPMLQGFPSNSWVSINELQESYWLEQYSWALFKAMSHMLCIGYGRFPPQSLTDMWLTMLSMISGATCYALFLGHATNLIQSLDSSRRQYREKVKQVEEYMAYRKLPRDMRQRITEYFEHRYQGKFFDEELILGELSEKLREDVINYNCRSLVASVPFFANADSNFVSDVVTKLKYEVFQPGDIIIKEGTIGTKMYFIQEGVVDIVMANGEVATSLSDGSYFGEICLLTNARRVASVRAETYCNLFSLSVDHFNCVLDQYPLMRKTMETVAAERLNKIGKNPNIMQQKDEQLSNPESNTITAVVNALAAEADDCKDDDMDLKENLLHGSESSIAEPVQTIREGLPRPRSGEFRALFEGNTP; translated from the exons CGCCAGCCGAGACAACTTGTGCCCCGacgatcagcagcagcagcagcagcggcattcGCACTCGCACCAGCACTTGGTGCGTCAGTCTCTGATCAGCCTCAGCTACGCACAGGCGGGAACGAACtccgcggcggcggcgtcgacTGGGCCCATACCCGTTCACTCGCAGTACTCGGCATCGACCTCTGTGCGCaacagtcccagtcccagcccGGCGGCGGATcagcacagctgcagcagcggcagccttGGAGTTCCACGCAGTCGGCGCGGCGAGCCGCCGGATCGAGATCGTGACAGAGATCGGGACAGAGATCGGGACGGGGACAGCGTCTCGCTGCTGAGAGGCGCCGCTGGCTTGGCCCAGCTGGGGCTTGATGAGCCGCGCGCGCAacggcagcgcagcagcagcagtcgtcTATCGAGCATCGGCATCTCGAAGCAGAACTCCAGCGACAGCCGCAGCGGACTGCGCATTCTCGATCCGGCGCCCTCGCACAGCCACAGTCCGGTCAGCTGCGGTACGCAGAGCGTGAGCAGCACTGGCGGTCACTCGGCTCTCTACGATGCCTGTCACGAGTACACGCGCAGCTTGAGTGCAGCACCAGCATCCGGGCGCGACcaggaacaggaacaggagcagGAACAGGATCAGGCGTCAGCAGCTGGCGGCGCTATTGGAGCAGCGCCCGGTGGCCTGCTGAAGAGCCATTATAGCGAGCAGCAGCTATCGGAGCCGCACTTCACCAATCTCAATCTCAATCTCAATTTGAGCAGCGACTACGATACGGGCAGCGACAAGCAGCAGCTGGTCAATCAGACGTACATCTTCAAGTGCATTGCGAACAGTCCGTCATTTCTGCGCACCAACAAGATCAAGGAGCAGTCCAAGAAGTTGCGCAACTTATCGCTTAAAACGCGCACCGCCAAAAAGAAGGGTCAGATCATTTCCAAGTCGAACGCCGTCTCCGACAATTCGCTGCATCCGGGCGACAAGTATCTGAACTTGTATCTGGTCGAGAAGAAGCACTCgctgcagccacagccacagcccaatccagctgccagctgctcaGCCTCATCCTCTTCctcagcggcggcagcagcgtcAGCGGCGGCacgtcaacagcagctgccggcCCTGTCGGCGGTTGCGGcacgacaacagcagctgctgctgaacgGCTCGCTGAAGGGCAAGACGAAGACGTTTCCCGCATATCGAGCATCGGTGCGCAGCGAGAGCGACGAGAAGGAGTATCGGGGGGGCAGCAACACGATACCAACAACGGGCAAGAGTCCGCCGGTGCCGCACTCGCTGGCGGCCAAGATCAGCGGCAAGAACTGCAACAATCTGCTGCACAGCGCCGGCAACAAGCTTAGCGTCAGCAGCAACTCCTGCCACAAGCTACATGCCCACGGACAGGGTCACGGTCAcggacagggacagggacacGCCGTCTACAGCACACAATCGCCGAAGAGCTCCGTTTCGAGCAACGGGCATCTGAATAAGTACTGCCTGACGGATCTGACGCGGCGCAAGGCCGAGTTCAATCGCCAGCTGAGCGCGCCGACAGACTACACGCACCACTCCACGTCCAGCAACGGCTCCCAGCAGGGCTCCGAGGCGGCCCATGAGCCGGTGGGCGAGTCGACGATCACAGTAGCCAGCGCCGGAGTGCCTGTGGGACACGGACAAGCGCACGGCCACACGCGAAGTCTTGGCGGCGGCGCCGCCGGTCAGGCGTCCACGGCGCCGGCCACACTCAAATCGCTGCAGCTTCAGCACAACTTTGGTGTACACCATCCGCCGGCACGGGCCACGTCCACGTCGTGCACCAATAGCTTCAATCGGCGGCACATACGCCGGCACAAGAGCAAGCTAAGCGAGCG CCTGCTGAACGGCGATAGCGAAGAATCGGTGCGCTGCTCTTACTGCTCCGTATTGAATGTGAATGAGAACGACTTGCGCATTTCATTTGAGAACACCTGCACCGACTCCCTGGTCACCGCTTTCGATGATGAGGCGCTGCTAATATGCGACCAAGGAACCGAAATG GTACACTTTGATGATGTGTCGTTGTACGGCACTCCGAAAGAGGAGCCAATGCCCAATATACCGATAGTCTCGGAAAAAGTCTCGGCGAATTTcctaaaaagtcaattgcaatCATGGTTCCAGCCGACAGACAATCGTCTGGCCATGAAATTATTTGGCAGCCGCAAGGCCTTGGTCAAAGAACGCATACGTCAGAAAACTTCCGGGCATTGGGTAATACACCCGTGCAGTTCATTCAG GTTTTACTGGGACCTTTGCATGCTTTTATTATTAGTAGCAAATCTTATTATCCTGCCAGTCGCAATATCATTCTTCAACGATGATCTGAGCACACGATGGATTGCCTTCAACTGCCTAAGTGatactatttttttaatagataTTGTAGTCAATTTTAGAACAG GAATTATGCAACAAGACAACGCTGAACAAGTAATATTGGATCCAAAGCTTATAGCTAAACACTATTTAAGAACCTGGTTTTTTCTCGATTTGATTTCGTCGATACCATtagattatatatttttaattttcaatcaa GATTTTTCTGATTCTTTTCAAATATTGCATGCCGGACGCGCTCTGCGCATCCTACGTCTAGCCAAATTACTTTCCCTAGTTCGCCTGCTCCGGCTCTCCCGTCTCGTGCGCTACGTATCCCAATGGGAGGAGGTCTAT TTCCTCAATATGGCCTCGGTTTTTATGAGGAtcttcaatttaatttgcatgaTGCTCTTAATCGGACACTGGAGCGGCTGTCTGCAGTTCTTGGTGCCAATGTTACAGGGTTTTCCATCTAATTCCTGGGTATCCATCAACGAGCTACAG GAATCATATTGGCTGGAGCAATACTCATGGGCATTATTTAAGGCCATGTCACATATGCTGTGCATAGGATACGGCAG ATTTCCGCCACAATCACTGACGGACATGTGGCTGACGATGCTCTCGATGATATCGGGCGCCACATGTTATGCATTGTTCCTTGGTCATGCGACCAATCTAATACAGAGCTTGGACTCCAGCCGGCGGCAGTATCGCGAGAAGGTCAAACAGGTGGAGGAGTATATGGCCTATCGCAAATTGCCGCGCGATATGCGGCAACGCATTACGGAATATTTCGAGCATCGGTACCAGGGTAAATTCTTCGATGAAGAGTTGATACTTGGCGAGTTGAGCGAGAAACTGCGCGAGGATGTCATCAACTACAATTGCAG GTCCCTCGTGGCGTCAGTGCCTTTTTTTGCTAATGCCGATTCGAATTTTGTTTCCGACGTAGTTACCAAACTGAAATACGAAGTTTTCCAACCAG GTGATATTATCATAAAGGAGGGCACGATCGGTACAAAGATGTACTTCATACAGGAGGGCGTTGTGGACATTGTCATGGCCAACGGCGAG GTTGCCACCTCGCTATCGGACGGCTCCTACTTCGGTGAGATCTGTTTGCTGACCAATGCGCGCCGGGTGGCCAGCGTGCGAGCCGAAACCTATTGCAATCTATTCTCGTTGAGCGTGGATCATTTCAATTGCGTTCTGGACCAGTATCCGCTGATGCGCAAGACCATGGAAACCGTGGCTGCCGAGCGGCTAAACAAGATTGGCAAAAATCCGAATATAATGCAACAAAAGGACGAGCAACTAAGCAATCCAGAATCGAATACAATTACGGCGGTGGTCAATGCATTGGCCGCCGAGGCCGACGACTGCAAGGATGA TGACATGGATCTCAAGGAGAATTTACTGCATGGGTCTGAGTCGAGCATTGCTGAGCCGGTGCAAACGATACGCGAGGGCCTGCCACGGCCCCGAAGCGGCGAGTTCCGGGCTCTGTTCGAGGGAAATACTCCATGA
- the Ih gene encoding uncharacterized protein Ih isoform X6, protein MHVKHTQRRVSGPGAFGTFTNDQRASRDNLCPDDQQQQQQRHSHSHQHLVRQSLISLSYAQAGTNSAAAASTGPIPVHSQYSASTSVRNSPSPSPAADQHSCSSGSLGVPRSRRGEPPDRDRDRDRDRDRDGDSVSLLRGAAGLAQLGLDEPRAQRQRSSSSRLSSIGISKQNSSDSRSGLRILDPAPSHSHSPVSCGTQSVSSTGGHSALYDACHEYTRSLSAAPASGRDQEQEQEQEQDQASAAGGAIGAAPGGLLKSHYSEQQLSEPHFTNLNLNLNLSSDYDTGSDKQQLVNQTYIFKCIANSPSFLRTNKIKEQSKKLRNLSLKTRTAKKKGQIISKSNAVSDNSLHPGDKYLNLYLVEKKHSLQPQPQPNPAASCSASSSSSAAAAASAAARQQQLPALSAVAARQQQLLLNGSLKGKTKTFPAYRASVRSESDEKEYRGGSNTIPTTGKSPPVPHSLAAKISGKNCNNLLHSAGNKLSVSSNSCHKLHAHGQGHGHGQGQGHAVYSTQSPKSSVSSNGHLNKYCLTDLTRRKAEFNRQLSAPTDYTHHSTSSNGSQQGSEAAHEPVGESTITVASAGVPVGHGQAHGHTRSLGGGAAGQASTAPATLKSLQLQHNFGVHHPPARATSTSCTNSFNRRHIRRHKSKLSERLLNGDSEESVRCSYCSVLNVNENDLRISFENTCTDSLVTAFDDEALLICDQGTEMVHFDDVSLYGTPKEEPMPNIPIVSEKVSANFLKSQLQSWFQPTDNRLAMKLFGSRKALVKERIRQKTSGHWVIHPCSSFRFYWDLCMLLLLVANLIILPVAISFFNDDLSTRWIAFNCLSDTIFLIDIVVNFRTGIMQQDNAEQVILDPKLIAKHYLRTWFFLDLISSIPLDYIFLIFNQIMKLQDFSDSFQILHAGRALRILRLAKLLSLVRLLRLSRLVRYVSQWEEVYFLNMASVFMRIFNLICMMLLIGHWSGCLQFLVPMLQGFPSNSWVSINELQESYWLEQYSWALFKAMSHMLCIGYGRFPPQSLTDMWLTMLSMISGATCYALFLGHATNLIQSLDSSRRQYREKVKQVEEYMAYRKLPRDMRQRITEYFEHRYQGKFFDEELILGELSEKLREDVINYNCRSLVASVPFFANADSNFVSDVVTKLKYEVFQPGDIIIKEGTIGTKMYFIQEGVVDIVMANGEVATSLSDGSYFGEICLLTNARRVASVRAETYCNLFSLSVDHFNCVLDQYPLMRKTMETVAAERLNKIGKNPNIMQQKDEQLSNPESNTITAVVNALAAEADDCKDDDMDLKENLLHGSESSIAEPVQTIREGLPRPRSGEFRALFEGNTP, encoded by the exons CGCCAGCCGAGACAACTTGTGCCCCGacgatcagcagcagcagcagcagcggcattcGCACTCGCACCAGCACTTGGTGCGTCAGTCTCTGATCAGCCTCAGCTACGCACAGGCGGGAACGAACtccgcggcggcggcgtcgacTGGGCCCATACCCGTTCACTCGCAGTACTCGGCATCGACCTCTGTGCGCaacagtcccagtcccagcccGGCGGCGGATcagcacagctgcagcagcggcagccttGGAGTTCCACGCAGTCGGCGCGGCGAGCCGCCGGATCGAGATCGTGACAGAGATCGGGACAGAGATCGGGACGGGGACAGCGTCTCGCTGCTGAGAGGCGCCGCTGGCTTGGCCCAGCTGGGGCTTGATGAGCCGCGCGCGCAacggcagcgcagcagcagcagtcgtcTATCGAGCATCGGCATCTCGAAGCAGAACTCCAGCGACAGCCGCAGCGGACTGCGCATTCTCGATCCGGCGCCCTCGCACAGCCACAGTCCGGTCAGCTGCGGTACGCAGAGCGTGAGCAGCACTGGCGGTCACTCGGCTCTCTACGATGCCTGTCACGAGTACACGCGCAGCTTGAGTGCAGCACCAGCATCCGGGCGCGACcaggaacaggaacaggagcagGAACAGGATCAGGCGTCAGCAGCTGGCGGCGCTATTGGAGCAGCGCCCGGTGGCCTGCTGAAGAGCCATTATAGCGAGCAGCAGCTATCGGAGCCGCACTTCACCAATCTCAATCTCAATCTCAATTTGAGCAGCGACTACGATACGGGCAGCGACAAGCAGCAGCTGGTCAATCAGACGTACATCTTCAAGTGCATTGCGAACAGTCCGTCATTTCTGCGCACCAACAAGATCAAGGAGCAGTCCAAGAAGTTGCGCAACTTATCGCTTAAAACGCGCACCGCCAAAAAGAAGGGTCAGATCATTTCCAAGTCGAACGCCGTCTCCGACAATTCGCTGCATCCGGGCGACAAGTATCTGAACTTGTATCTGGTCGAGAAGAAGCACTCgctgcagccacagccacagcccaatccagctgccagctgctcaGCCTCATCCTCTTCctcagcggcggcagcagcgtcAGCGGCGGCacgtcaacagcagctgccggcCCTGTCGGCGGTTGCGGcacgacaacagcagctgctgctgaacgGCTCGCTGAAGGGCAAGACGAAGACGTTTCCCGCATATCGAGCATCGGTGCGCAGCGAGAGCGACGAGAAGGAGTATCGGGGGGGCAGCAACACGATACCAACAACGGGCAAGAGTCCGCCGGTGCCGCACTCGCTGGCGGCCAAGATCAGCGGCAAGAACTGCAACAATCTGCTGCACAGCGCCGGCAACAAGCTTAGCGTCAGCAGCAACTCCTGCCACAAGCTACATGCCCACGGACAGGGTCACGGTCAcggacagggacagggacacGCCGTCTACAGCACACAATCGCCGAAGAGCTCCGTTTCGAGCAACGGGCATCTGAATAAGTACTGCCTGACGGATCTGACGCGGCGCAAGGCCGAGTTCAATCGCCAGCTGAGCGCGCCGACAGACTACACGCACCACTCCACGTCCAGCAACGGCTCCCAGCAGGGCTCCGAGGCGGCCCATGAGCCGGTGGGCGAGTCGACGATCACAGTAGCCAGCGCCGGAGTGCCTGTGGGACACGGACAAGCGCACGGCCACACGCGAAGTCTTGGCGGCGGCGCCGCCGGTCAGGCGTCCACGGCGCCGGCCACACTCAAATCGCTGCAGCTTCAGCACAACTTTGGTGTACACCATCCGCCGGCACGGGCCACGTCCACGTCGTGCACCAATAGCTTCAATCGGCGGCACATACGCCGGCACAAGAGCAAGCTAAGCGAGCG CCTGCTGAACGGCGATAGCGAAGAATCGGTGCGCTGCTCTTACTGCTCCGTATTGAATGTGAATGAGAACGACTTGCGCATTTCATTTGAGAACACCTGCACCGACTCCCTGGTCACCGCTTTCGATGATGAGGCGCTGCTAATATGCGACCAAGGAACCGAAATG GTACACTTTGATGATGTGTCGTTGTACGGCACTCCGAAAGAGGAGCCAATGCCCAATATACCGATAGTCTCGGAAAAAGTCTCGGCGAATTTcctaaaaagtcaattgcaatCATGGTTCCAGCCGACAGACAATCGTCTGGCCATGAAATTATTTGGCAGCCGCAAGGCCTTGGTCAAAGAACGCATACGTCAGAAAACTTCCGGGCATTGGGTAATACACCCGTGCAGTTCATTCAG GTTTTACTGGGACCTTTGCATGCTTTTATTATTAGTAGCAAATCTTATTATCCTGCCAGTCGCAATATCATTCTTCAACGATGATCTGAGCACACGATGGATTGCCTTCAACTGCCTAAGTGatactatttttttaatagataTTGTAGTCAATTTTAGAACAG GAATTATGCAACAAGACAACGCTGAACAAGTAATATTGGATCCAAAGCTTATAGCTAAACACTATTTAAGAACCTGGTTTTTTCTCGATTTGATTTCGTCGATACCATtagattatatatttttaattttcaatcaa ATTATGAAATTGCAGGATTTTTCTGATTCTTTTCAAATATTGCATGCCGGACGCGCTCTGCGCATCCTACGTCTAGCCAAATTACTTTCCCTAGTTCGCCTGCTCCGGCTCTCCCGTCTCGTGCGCTACGTATCCCAATGGGAGGAGGTCTAT TTCCTCAATATGGCCTCGGTTTTTATGAGGAtcttcaatttaatttgcatgaTGCTCTTAATCGGACACTGGAGCGGCTGTCTGCAGTTCTTGGTGCCAATGTTACAGGGTTTTCCATCTAATTCCTGGGTATCCATCAACGAGCTACAG GAATCATATTGGCTGGAGCAATACTCATGGGCATTATTTAAGGCCATGTCACATATGCTGTGCATAGGATACGGCAG ATTTCCGCCACAATCACTGACGGACATGTGGCTGACGATGCTCTCGATGATATCGGGCGCCACATGTTATGCATTGTTCCTTGGTCATGCGACCAATCTAATACAGAGCTTGGACTCCAGCCGGCGGCAGTATCGCGAGAAGGTCAAACAGGTGGAGGAGTATATGGCCTATCGCAAATTGCCGCGCGATATGCGGCAACGCATTACGGAATATTTCGAGCATCGGTACCAGGGTAAATTCTTCGATGAAGAGTTGATACTTGGCGAGTTGAGCGAGAAACTGCGCGAGGATGTCATCAACTACAATTGCAG GTCCCTCGTGGCGTCAGTGCCTTTTTTTGCTAATGCCGATTCGAATTTTGTTTCCGACGTAGTTACCAAACTGAAATACGAAGTTTTCCAACCAG GTGATATTATCATAAAGGAGGGCACGATCGGTACAAAGATGTACTTCATACAGGAGGGCGTTGTGGACATTGTCATGGCCAACGGCGAG GTTGCCACCTCGCTATCGGACGGCTCCTACTTCGGTGAGATCTGTTTGCTGACCAATGCGCGCCGGGTGGCCAGCGTGCGAGCCGAAACCTATTGCAATCTATTCTCGTTGAGCGTGGATCATTTCAATTGCGTTCTGGACCAGTATCCGCTGATGCGCAAGACCATGGAAACCGTGGCTGCCGAGCGGCTAAACAAGATTGGCAAAAATCCGAATATAATGCAACAAAAGGACGAGCAACTAAGCAATCCAGAATCGAATACAATTACGGCGGTGGTCAATGCATTGGCCGCCGAGGCCGACGACTGCAAGGATGA TGACATGGATCTCAAGGAGAATTTACTGCATGGGTCTGAGTCGAGCATTGCTGAGCCGGTGCAAACGATACGCGAGGGCCTGCCACGGCCCCGAAGCGGCGAGTTCCGGGCTCTGTTCGAGGGAAATACTCCATGA